A genomic window from Bacteroidota bacterium includes:
- a CDS encoding cyclic nucleotide-binding domain-containing protein, translating to MHYSEAEKFIIGKFQKELPANLHYHGLHHTLDVRDAVERIARMENMGEEEIVILKTTAMYHDAGFIYQYYDNEHLGVKLACDTLTSFGYSGVQITNVSKLILSTSLPYNPKNQLERIICDADLDYLGREDFYSISYTLRREWAEYGKAKTLLQWYEEQLAFMKKQKYFTRSANQLREARKQQYIAEMKEMLGKRKHKTIMEESMTALPADEKILTLKALSIFSGTSDEILSGIASMTKTLVVKSGQIIIQKGDIGKSMYIIHSGRVKVHDDIYTIAELGEGNFFGEVSLLDTEPRSASITAIADTTLFVLEQEDFYKILQKHKDVAQGIMKILIGRFRKQNATIFNDLKEKEKKLQALVDQRTQELQSANKEIEKAFHQIEEKNQKLEVAYKDIRDSISYAKRIQQAILPNISDVYRALTQSFVYYKPKDIVSGDFYFFAEKNNKIMLGVADCTGHGVPGAFMSMIGHDMLNQIIIEKGITSPSEVLNHLEAGIRGALKQDMESSENKDGMDIALCSLGIQSAECELQFAGAFRNLYLVRKGASEVEEVRADKNSIGGMLTGDTKRFSNHQIFLNKGDAFYIFSDGYCDQFGGPGGKKFMSRQFQKLFLSIRHLSMKEQEEVIDKTFRDWKGDLEQIDDVLVIGVRI from the coding sequence ATGCATTATTCAGAAGCAGAAAAATTCATTATAGGTAAGTTCCAGAAGGAATTGCCTGCCAACCTGCATTATCATGGTTTGCACCACACCCTTGATGTGCGCGATGCCGTTGAGCGCATAGCAAGAATGGAAAATATGGGCGAAGAGGAGATTGTCATTCTGAAAACAACCGCCATGTATCACGATGCCGGATTCATTTATCAGTATTACGACAATGAACACCTGGGCGTAAAGCTCGCCTGTGACACGCTGACCTCTTTCGGGTATTCGGGTGTGCAGATAACGAATGTATCCAAACTCATTCTTTCCACTTCGCTTCCCTACAATCCGAAAAACCAGCTGGAGAGAATCATTTGCGATGCCGACCTTGATTATCTCGGCAGGGAAGATTTTTACAGCATCTCCTACACGCTTCGCAGGGAATGGGCGGAATACGGCAAAGCCAAAACACTGCTTCAGTGGTACGAAGAGCAACTGGCATTCATGAAAAAGCAGAAGTATTTCACCCGGTCGGCAAACCAACTGCGGGAAGCGAGAAAACAGCAGTACATAGCCGAAATGAAAGAAATGCTCGGCAAGAGGAAACATAAAACAATTATGGAAGAGAGCATGACAGCGCTTCCTGCTGACGAAAAAATCCTCACACTTAAAGCTCTTTCCATTTTCAGCGGCACCTCTGACGAAATTCTTTCCGGCATTGCTTCCATGACAAAAACGCTGGTGGTGAAATCGGGGCAGATCATTATTCAAAAGGGCGACATCGGCAAAAGCATGTACATCATACACAGCGGGCGCGTGAAAGTGCACGATGACATTTACACCATTGCCGAACTGGGCGAAGGCAATTTTTTCGGAGAAGTATCATTGCTCGATACCGAGCCCCGCTCTGCTTCCATCACCGCCATTGCCGACACCACGCTGTTTGTTCTTGAGCAGGAAGATTTTTATAAGATACTTCAGAAGCACAAAGATGTGGCGCAGGGCATTATGAAAATTCTCATAGGAAGATTCAGAAAGCAGAACGCCACCATCTTTAACGATCTGAAGGAAAAAGAAAAAAAACTGCAGGCGCTGGTTGACCAGCGCACGCAGGAATTGCAGAGCGCAAACAAAGAGATTGAAAAAGCGTTTCACCAGATAGAAGAAAAAAATCAGAAGCTGGAAGTGGCTTACAAAGACATACGCGACAGCATCAGCTACGCCAAGCGCATTCAGCAGGCAATCCTGCCCAACATCAGCGATGTGTACAGGGCGCTCACGCAGTCGTTCGTATATTACAAGCCCAAGGATATTGTGAGCGGTGATTTTTATTTCTTCGCTGAAAAAAATAATAAAATAATGCTCGGGGTTGCCGACTGCACCGGTCACGGAGTGCCGGGCGCGTTCATGAGCATGATTGGTCATGACATGCTGAACCAAATCATCATTGAAAAAGGAATCACTTCTCCCTCCGAAGTGCTCAACCATCTTGAAGCGGGAATACGGGGCGCGCTCAAGCAGGATATGGAAAGTTCAGAGAACAAAGACGGCATGGATATCGCCCTCTGTTCGCTCGGTATTCAAAGCGCGGAATGCGAGCTTCAGTTTGCTGGAGCTTTCCGTAATTTATACCTTGTGCGCAAAGGCGCCAGCGAAGTGGAAGAGGTGAGGGCGGATAAAAACTCCATAGGCGGAATGCTGACGGGCGATACAAAAAGATTCAGCAACCACCAGATATTTCTGAACAAAGGCGATGCGTTTTATATTTTCTCTGATGGCTACTGCGACCAGTTTGGCGGACCGGGCGGAAAAAAATTCATGAGCCGGCAGTTTCAGAAACTCTTCCTCAGCATACGCCACCTCTCCATGAAAGAGCAGGAAGAAGTGATTGACAAAACCTTCCGCGACTGGAAAGGCGACCTGGAGCAGATTGATGACGTGCTGGTGATAGGTGTGAGGATATAG